The sequence GCTTCTGACCTAATATTGCTTACTGAAAACCTGAAACTAAGACCACTAGTACCACTTGTAGCCAATCAAGGCACCTAATTCGGTCCAAGAAACAGAAATTCCTAATCTGCAAACCCTACTACATTACAGaaatgacaaagatttaaaAAATCCTTCGAACTTCAACTTCGCTCTCACCACTCTACCATCTTTCATAAAACATAGATATCGAAGCAAACAAGCACAGAGTACTAAAAACTTGAAATGAAAAGagaacaaaagaaaagaagagttCGCATTTCAACCGCAAATGCTTGAATCATCACATTCACTCTCAACATTTGTCAACAACCAAAcaccaagaaagaaaagaaagtcaAACCTCACCACTTACCAGTGTTCAATGACAATAGTCTTACGACTCCCATCTTCCTCAATCTTAGTTTCCGCCTCCTCATCTTTCTTCTCAGGCTCCTCCTTAACCTTCTCTTTCTTCGGATTCGCTTTACCTTTCTTCTTCGGAGCCAACTCAGGAGCCGGAGCCGGCACGGGGATCTCCGAGGTCAAGTTTGCCAGCCGAGGGGATCTCCGATTCACCACAACCGGGATCTTCGCTGCTGCTCCATCTTCCTCCACAGCCTTTCGCTTCCTTGGAGCCATGGAAAGATTGAAAAATGTTTGAATTTGTTCTGTTcagtctctctctctctctctatagcTTCAGACACTCTCCCTGAAAATGTGAATATGGATTTGACAGTCAACCTATCCAGTCTTATACCTGAGAAACAGCAGATTTATTTCCTTTCCCGCCATTTTCCTCTGGTGCGTTTTGAACGAACGGCTCTGATTGAATCTGTCGTGATTTGATTGTGAGATGTGACTGTACGGCTATGTGGATTGAGATTGTATGGTTCAGATTGAGCCACGTCATATTttgtatttaaatttaaaatattctTATTCCGGTTAGGAGAAGTTTTTTGTTTTATGTAATATTAGcaataaatataatttcaacTTTAGTCAAAGGTTGAAAAATCGTTTCCAATGAAAACTTTTAATTATGTTACTAAAATTAGATTTTAATAATAACTTttcaatataattataaataaaaataatattgcttttatttcaaaataattatattacgTTTCGAATGTTTAACTGAATCACGCGcatttagaaaataattgatttatatcgaaattataaaaggtaaactaatatattatttaaggtcaaatagtgctttaagcctAAAGTAAATTATTATAAGGTCTTTgcgtttttacctaatacattACTTAGTTCCTAAGTTTTTAAAAACAATTATATAATCCTccggtttttgtttttgttaattcCTTAGTCCTTATACTTGAGTCAATgatcaaactatactaaataaattttaaaataccaaaattactctttactttatgttttaataataaaacatctatttttcctattttatatttttttcttttttcctacataatcacaatctctccaTTATAAAGTagttgatttattaatttttatataaatatagaactttaatttagtaacataaaattttttgactaaaaaatgaatgaaaaatatttcaaaaattattaaaataggagtAAGACTATAATTGTAAAAAGTAAATTTTTACAACTCTAATAATTTtacaaatgaagaaaaaaaatatatgattttaaaAATCATACAAAAATTATGATAATAGTTAATattagtttaaagatattatattaaaaaaataaagaaaaaattaattacaatttaaaaaaaattaataataattttttttaaatatattaattttggtATATATACTTCAAAAAATTCATTAaaactaattagattaaatttgaaactgaaaaataattttttttatataataactaGGGCCAATTTTAAACtttcatttataaaaacaaatggaaggactaaataatttattaagataaaacttaaaGACATTATAATAATATGGTGGACTTAGTAGTGTGTTACAGTGGCGGAGCCATGACCTATAGGTCGGGAGGCTAGACcgtggacaaaaaaaaattaaatgttacGGGTTCGACTAGATGCTACGGATCGGGTTAGACCCGCCTATGTTATCTCAAGAAATCCTAAATTAGAccctaaattaattatagggataaggtactaaaatatgcctatggtttttggggaagtatcaatttaggctctacgtacaaaatagcaataatatagacttaacgtttaaaaaatggtaccaacGAAACGggacacgtcattgatattgCTCCGTTAAACTCTGATTTGATGTCTATATTGATACTAATTTGTacatggaacctaaattgatacttcacCAAATTAGAATTCCCTAAATTAGATTTcctaaattagaaatccctAATTTAGAAGTCATAAATTAAACACTCTAAATTAGAATCTCTACGTAAATAACATATTAATAATCACTCaataaagaatgaaaataaaaaacttacttGACAGTTGGATATTAAATTgagtaaaaagataaaaataattgGGCAATTGAAATTTAAAGAAAGATATAGTGTGATTTGGGAAATTTCCCAAAATAATTGGGCTCCTTTTGCACATCTCTCGATGTGTtcccttttctatttttttttgaagatggAGAGGGCATTTTTGCCCTTTCcatcttatatttttttttaacctagaaTTCCAAAACGATGTCGATTTGGCAttctaggttaaaaaaaaagaagatggAAAGGGCAAAAATGCCCTCTCCATCTTCAGAAAATAGGAGGCGAAGTTATAGAGCCGCCATGGATGGAGGGGCTCCAGCCATGGCGGCTCCCTGGCGGAACCAGGGTTAAAACCCCCTCCCAAGGGGTTTCCGGCGGAGTCGGAGGGTCGGCTgaccctccccgccccctcTGGCTCTGCCCCTggtgtgttaagtaaaaacaaaAGGACCTTATAATTTTTTACCCTAATATGAtactaaaaaactttaattcttaatttttatttttattttgaggttgttataGATAGACCTGGCAATTTTGTGTTTGAGTCATGTTCGTATGGGGCACAACACGATAACACGATTCGCGTAACATAGAAATTAAACGAATTAGGGTTGAGATAAATGGGTTTAGGTCATAAATGGGTCGGCACGCCTAACCCGTAAAATAAATGGGTCGGGTCGTGGGTTGACTCACGAATTCATTGTAACCCGCGTAATTTATACGAGTCTATAGGCCATTTCAACCCAACCTGTTAACCCATATAACCCATCTAACCCAAATATCAtgtaaatataaaaaagttttatggatattaaagtaattttaatttttaaccctaatatatatatatatatatatatgggtaaataattataaggtccttatatTTTTAACTAACACGCTAGGAAGTCCaccatattattataaggtccttaagtattatcttaatcaattctttagtccttccatttgtttttgtaaatgaaagtcCAAAATTACCCCTAActatacatataaaaaaaatttatcttttagtttcaaatttaatctaattaattttaatgaagtttttgaactatgtatacaccgaaattaatatacttgaaatgtgtattattaattttcttaaattgtaattatttttttattttttaatataatatctttaaacgaatatgaaatattattataaattttttataattttttaaaaatcatatattttttcttcattcgtaaaatttattaggattgtaaaaactttttacaatgatagtcttactcctattttaataatttttgaaatgtttttcattcattttttagtcaataaattttacgttattaaattaaaattctataattatataaaaattaataaatcaattaatttatattggattttatattggagagattatgattatgtagaaaaaaaatatataaaataggaaaaatagatgttttattattaaaatataaagtaaagggtaattttggtattttaaagtttatttaatatagtttgaccattgactcaatcataaggactaaggagttaacaaaaacaaaaactggaggact comes from Euphorbia lathyris chromosome 8, ddEupLath1.1, whole genome shotgun sequence and encodes:
- the LOC136203004 gene encoding uncharacterized protein; the encoded protein is MAPRKRKAVEEDGAAAKIPVVVNRRSPRLANLTSEIPVPAPAPELAPKKKGKANPKKEKVKEEPEKKDEEAETKIEEDGSRKTIVIEHCKQCNSFKTRAVQVKTGLENAVPGVSVLLNPKKPRRGCFEIREEDGETFISLQNLKRPFKDMKDLDMEKVISDIIDKIKS